The Mauremys reevesii isolate NIE-2019 linkage group 1, ASM1616193v1, whole genome shotgun sequence genome segment GATTTGTGCGAGCAGGGCTCATGctaacacactaaaaatagccatgtagatgtTTCAGGTCTCACaggcttgagagcctgagctccagtccAAGCTGCTGCAAGGTCTACATAGCGACTCTTAGCACACTATCACGACTCCCACTGCCactccagtgtttctcaaatgtggccacatgCGACCACCAGGGGATTTTCCTGCAGCCACAACAGCCTTCTGGGAAGAGATGGAGGAGGGGGCAaaacagcagcagcctctccctGCAGTGCCTAGGAGCTCAGCGGGTGGGCTTAAGTTTCCCCCTTTCCCTGCTCCCACTTCAGCCATGGGACTCCTGGttcagccccactcccctggTTCAGCCAGAGGCTCAGGCGGCAGGCTTCACCCTCCCGCACCCCGGCTTCAGTCAGTGTCTCCAATGCCAAGcttgagcccctcccccacagcttcagCCACAGGGCTCCAGGGGTGGGCTTAATCCCCCATTTCCCTaggctccagctgtggggctttggctcagggcttcagcccagggTGGTGGAGATTCAGCAGGGCCAGCCTTACCGGGCGCCATGGTCAAGAGGCAAGGAGTGGGGTGGAGCTCAGGGCAATGTGGGGAAGCTGCAGGGCCCAGGGGCTGATGGAGGGCAGTGCGGGCCAGAGGCAATggcaggaggaggcagtgggggcaggggtatCAAAatacaactgtacattatttttattattgagtctgaaaAAAcctctacataaataaattacaatgatttggacgtgtatatgtgcatatttatttgttttccctaaagttaattaagtattgtAGGAAAAATTTGTCACAGCAGCCACCAGCTAGAGCTGGTGACTGCACTCTGAAGCTATCAAAACTTTTGTTGTGAGAACTTCTGCACTAGTCTGTGTCCCTGGACTGGGAGGCTCACTATGGGATGCAGAGTAGACATACTTGCTCCTTTTCTGCTTAGATTTTACTTCTCAAATCttcccagcaggtggcgctgATAAGCTGCCAAATGATTCTGGGAAAGAAGCCAAATTACTGTGGGCTTGTTCTGGAAGCCTGGTGAAGTGACTCTCACTGGGAGAACCAGCTTCGTGCAATGAAATATATTGCCCGCCCAATTGTTGTCTTGCCAGTCTCAGTACATGTTCTCCTATATGCCACTGAGGCTGCTCAGAGTTCTGTGTAatatgtatattggtaaattgtTTCCTCTGAGATTTTAGATATGTAGCGGAGAAAATGTTGTTTAAGCCCCAGTATGAACCTTGGAAATCATAAAGGGAACAGGAGAGACATCACTGCTTCAGTTACATTCCACTCACTTTTGGAAGGTTCTGTTAGCAACCTATCAAAATGACATCACTGCAGATTTGAGAGAAAAATGCCTGGTAGTTGATCCACTCTAAAGCAGCCCAATTCAAACCCTGTGGCTGATGGGAGAACTCAACCCATTTAGACACACTCTGCCATAATGACCACCACAGGCCAGTGCATTCTTCTTCACTGATGTGACATCCTAGCTTACTAGGCACCCAGAGTCAGATTTGATGGTGCTAAATGCTACACAGTTTTGTTGTGTGTAAAACTCCTCCTTTGTTTATATGATGTCAATATGAATACCTTGGAGTGGTACATTTGTGGCATAAAGCTAGACTGCCAGTTGCTCCAACTGTGTAGTGAAATAAAAACCTTTTCTAGAGTGGAGGGAGGACCAATGGATTTGGCCTGATGTGAGGGGTTCTCTCCAGATGCTGTTTTTAAACCGGTCTCAGAAAACAGCTGAAGAACAAGAGAGGCAGCTAATCAAACCTGAGAGTGACAAATGGTGAATCCTTGAGTTTCTGGAATGGCAAAGAACCCTTACCATGGGCTTGGGTGCCATGAGGGTTCTCTGAGAGACAGGAAGCATCACCAAATTAAAGGCGCCAGAGAAactggccaatattttcaaattttaGAATGCCTGAATTTCAGCACATAAACCCATTTTTAAGCAGCTAACTAAAAGTAACCTGATTTCCATAGCTGCTGAGCACTCAAAACTCCTagtgaaatcaacaggagctgtgggtgctTACCTCCTCTTCAAATCAGGACACTTAtaagttatttaggtgcctaatttaaGGCATCTAAATTTCAAAATGTAACCAAAGCCTATTTCATGCCGTTACAGGGTCCATTCCTAAAAGTCCTTACTCATGTATGTAGCCCTTATTCTCCCATATTGTCCCATGGGAGGCACAAGTGAACATTCTTTCCCTGAGTGATAACTGTAGTGCCAGGACCTCGTTCAGTACTTTCAGATTTTGTTTATACATTCAATCATGTTGAGGAGATAAAAGTAAATTCTAATTTCACTTTTTCGTGGCATTTAAATATATCAGCTCCCCCAAAGAATGGATAAAACTTCTGTGAAGTAAGGGTCTGAGGGCTTGATTCTGCCATCTCCTAACTTAAGCAGTATCTTACTATACAACTAGTTCCACTGATGGCAACAGAACTCCTTGTGCAATAAAGGCATAACTCACTGTCAGCAAGGGTGACAGAACAGCACCTGTGGAGTTACAGTTTAAAATCTGTTCCGGCCCATGGAGTTATTTCtaattagagctgagtgaataattgatttttcaatttggtggccaaagggaaaaaataaaaagtaaaaatgaaatgtttctggTTAAAGGAAAAGGTTTGTTCTACccacaatgaaatattttgtttcattttggggaGTTTTTTACACTTTGGGGTTGTGGGTgtgggtgtttgttttttaatgggaaatacatttctaaacaaaacatcATTTTGAAAAAAGTCAGAAATGactttttcaagatttttttcactcttttttttttcctgtcaaatTTTGTTCAATAAATTTGCCCTGAATTCATAAACAGCTTTGGTTggcccaaaactgcatttttttcaacaaataaaactatttgctgaaaaaaaaattgcctagCCTTATTGTTGATTTACACCCATGCATCAAAGAGCAGAATATgatcatatatatataaaacagtaCATATATTATAAGATAGTATCTCCGCTACCACTTAACTATACGCCAGTATCTCTGCTACCATTTAACTTCAGAAGGCATTGCAAGGAATTTTTTAGATCTATATGATTTTGGGAGGTTGTATATGTTTGATGAGAGAGGAAACATATTATTTTTAGGGTAGTAGGAAGGATTTGAATTTGTGGCTGTTTGGAGGGAAGTTATGAGAGGAAAAACATAGACCAGACTGCTATGCTTTTGGAGTTCGTAATAAATTGGGCTGCTGTCCTTGGTGTTTCTCCTTAGGAAAGTGCTTTACTTTCTGATGGAAATTGGTAGCTTCCTCTTTGCTTGGGGGCTATTCAAtaatttcaaaaattaaaaaaaaagttaataataCAGGAAATTAAAAGTTTTATACCCTGAGTTTTGCTAATAGCAGATATCACTGACTAAAAATCCAATACAAACGGAGAATCAATGGGAATGATGTCATAAAAGGATGACCTATCCCCTCTGGCTTGGGTAACAAATGAAGTAGCTGCCCATTGGTTCTCAGACAGCCAATCAGAAAGTAAGTTTTCTCTGTCTGCACTGAGGTTATAAAAGGTTGCAGGCTCAGACAGGGTCAGTACATAACTGTGGTGATTTCAAGAGGTGGCTTAGCCAAGCCACACTGTCAGGCCAGTCATAATCAGGCCAGGCAAAGAAGAAATCAAAGAAGGCAAAATAAGAGAGAGAAAACCAAGTgaacagagccagaaatagaaggAAAGAGAGTCAAGCGAGCCAAGCAAACAAAGACACAGGCAAGTGGAGCCAAGCAAGGAAACATCCACTGAATCCAAGCAAGTAAAGAGAAAAGCTAGGCAGGCCAACTCCTGAGTAAAGACTCAGGTAAACCAAGCAGAGCAAAcaaaagaaaaccaagaaagtcAAGCCAAGTGTTGCTGGAACAGCAGAAGTCTGCAACATGTCTGAGACTGAGTCTGAGTCTGAGCACTCTGGTGAGACCTCAAACGCAAAGGAGGCTAAGGCCAAAATCACCCGCTCTTCCCGGGCTGGGCTGCTGTTCTCTGTCAGTCGCATAGACAGGCTGCTCCGCAAAGGACAGTTTGCAGACCGTGTTGGAGCTGGAGCCCCAGTATATATGGCTGCGGTGCTTCAATACCTGACTCACGAGATTGTGGATATTGCTGGGGAAGTCGCTGCACGCAGCAAGAAGCGTCGGATTTCCCCACGGCACTTGCAGCTGGCCATCCACAGCGACTCAGAGCTCAAGAAACTGCTGGGAGGTGTCACCATCTCTCAGGGCGGGGTCCTGCCCTTAAATCAGCCTGTGGTTTCACCTTCCAAGAAGAGGAATGGCAGGAGAGCCATCAAGAGAAGGattgcccctgctcctgtccctgttaAATGAGAACAGAGCAAAAGGAAGATTGCGACCCCAGATTTGGGAGAAATGACATTAACTTGATTGCAAGGCTCTTTTCAAATGCACCAGTATGGTCTAATAAAAGCAGTTAAAATGCCAGGTCTTCTTTTGTGATTTTATTTCCTTGGTTATATTGCTAACATTATAATGGAAAATTCAATTAGTTAGGAAGTGACACAGAGGCTGTGATATAAAATCCAAAAAGTGTAGCACTCAGGCATTTCATTACAATATATAGACACAGAAGAAATTACATAATATGTCCCTGGGAAATGAT includes the following:
- the LOC120395747 gene encoding late histone H2A.2.2-like produces the protein MSETESESEHSGETSNAKEAKAKITRSSRAGLLFSVSRIDRLLRKGQFADRVGAGAPVYMAAVLQYLTHEIVDIAGEVAARSKKRRISPRHLQLAIHSDSELKKLLGGVTISQGGVLPLNQPVVSPSKKRNGRRAIKRRIAPAPVPVK